Part of the Chanodichthys erythropterus isolate Z2021 chromosome 13, ASM2448905v1, whole genome shotgun sequence genome is shown below.
aaaattcacaaacattaatttattgcacatttattggaaagtctgaatttatcagaagtccgaatgtgcgaatataaaaccaactttaccgaagtgtGGCTGCTCAGTCTTCccactattctttaaaatgaaGTAGAAAGAAATATATGTGTGgaaattaatagtaaattaagtACTTAAAGTCAGTATGCCAAAAGGGTCAAACCAcagaactttgtgtttgtacaTTGTTATTagacatttatttcaatatctttactttatttttaccCCAGCATTTACACACATTGAAGTGTGGTGTTCATTGCCACACAAAGTCATGAAGGTCTCTTATCAAACCACAAGAATACAAGTTTTCAACTGCCTGTGTGTAATTAACGATTATagtcaaagggttagttcacccaaaaatgaaaataatgtcatttattactcaccctcatgttgttttacagccgtaagaccttcgttcatcttctgaacacaaattaagatattgttgatgaaacccaatggaaaaataaatataaatcttttagatataatatatattttaaatagataTATTCTAAAATAGTTTAGAAACCAAATTTTTATCTGATATTTTTAGTTCTTATTAGTTTTTTATTAGTATCAATATAGCATTAATTTGACACTAAAATTGGACATGTTTTGTCTCTTGCACAGGCTCCTCCCATGAGGATGACAAGCTTCCCAGTCCTGTCAATTTCAGCTACATAGTGCCAAAGAAGGAGATTAGCATGGTGCCTGATATGGGAAAATGGAAAAGATCACAGGTATGTTGTACAACCCACTATGAAAGTAGTTTGTCTGCTACATCGAGAGATATAGGGAAATGTAGCTCACTTTCAGTCTTATTCCCCCGTATCCTTAGAGTTTAAAGATAATAATAGGAAGCTCTGTTCTTTACACAATTTATCTTGTGCAATTAGTTGCAGCAGCaccattacattttaaaggtgccctggattcaaaaatttaatttacctcagcatagtcaaataacaagagttcagtacatggaaatgacatacagtgagtttcaaactccattgtttcctccttcttatataaatctcatttgtttaaaagacctccgaagaacaggcgaatctcaacataacaccaactgttacgtaacagtcgggatcattaatatgtacgaccccaatatttgcatatgccagcccatgttcccaacattatgaaaggcattacacaagggcagccagtattaacgtctggatgtgcacagctgaatcatcagactaggtaagcaagcaagaacaatagtggaaaatggcagatggagcgataataactgacatgatcattgatatcatgatattttttgtgatagttgtaaattgtctttctaaatgtttcgttagcatgttgctaatgtactgttaaatgtggttaaagttaccatcgtttattactgtattcactgagacaagagccgtcgctattttcatttttaaacacttgcagtctatataattcataaacacaacttcattctttataaatgtccaacagtgtgtaatgttagctttagcaacggagcacagcctcaaattcattcagaatcaatgtaaacatcaaaataaataccatacttacgtgattagacatgctgcatgatgaacactttgtaaagatccattttgagggttatattagctgtgtgaactttgtttatggtgtttaaggcaagcgcgagctcttgggcgtggagcacgagatttaaaggggccgcgtaccctgaatcggcgcatttataatgataggcagttaaaaaaaattattaaaaaaaatatgaggtattttgagctgaaacttcacagacacattcaggggacacataagacttatattacatcttttgaaaacatgttcttcggcacctttaaagagatagttctaATAGTTCCTCTGCATATTCTACTCCTGTACTGGTTCACCCAGTATTTTTCTTTGttagaaatgtttaaaatacagaaatgaaaatcaatggcCTAGAAAGAGCTAATTCTATAGTCAGTAGGTCACTGACTCATAGTGACAGTCTTGTTGAAATCACACAAACAAATGAATGACTTCAAGTTCGAGATATTAACCTTTGATGTTTACAAATATATAGCGTTtctttaaagagatagttcacccaaaaatgcaaattctgtcattaattactcaccctcatgttgttctaaacccgtaagactttcattcttcagaacataaatgaagatatGTTTAATGagatctgagagctttctgttcctctgtagacagctacacaactaccactttgacgcttcaaaaagtttataaagagattgtaaaaccgaacaaaaaaaaaacgtgtaaaccgtggtttagtccaaattttctgaaacgACACTATcattttatatgatgaacagattaaattaaggcttttattcacataaacattgatcagtgaacataaacaagCTTGACacgcgagaacaaacctcaaacatgctgcgtaacacacgagaatgaacctcgttggttctcaTGTCAAgtgaacatgcttgagcttccgtttaccacaacaAATTTGTGCGTtgataaatatttatatgtgaataaaagcctaaatgaaATCTGTTCGGTGTATAATGCGATTGagcctcttcagaaaatttgggactaaaccgctcagttcatatggattagttttacaatcactttatgaactttttgaagcatcaaagtggtagttgtgtagcgGTCTATGGAGGAATAGAGAGCTCTCAGatctcattaaaaatatcttcatttgtgttccaaatatGAACGAAAGTATTACAAGtttgtaacgacatgagggtgagatgggtaattgatgacagaagtttcatttttgggtgaactatccctttaatactcaGGGTGTTTTTGAAAACACAAAAGCACATCTAAACATATTTACATTGTTTGAGCAAGTTTCTGTTTTGTGTAAGTAGGCATACGAAGACTACATGGGATTCATTCTGACCATGAATGAGGGCGTGAAGGGAAAGAAACTTACATGTGAATACCAGGTGTCTGAGGTGGGTCACTGTTTTGCTTCTCTAAACTGCTGTATGTGTATTTTGTGTAACGGATGAAGTAACTGGTATATATGCTCATAGAAATATGCTTGCATACTTTTCTTTCATATTAGACAGTGGAGAAGTTGCTTGCTATGTTGGGAACATTGGATTGCTGGATTGATGAGACGCCACCAGTAGACCAGCCTTCTCGCTTCGGCAATAAAGCTTACCGCACATGGTATGCCAAACTGGAGCAGGTAAACACTCATATGAAATCAAAAATGTTTACCTTTAAACTGTTTTAACTTGCTTTGAAATCACAGTGCCTTCAGAATGTATTAACAcacatttgattatttattgTTCTGTTGTGTTTCTATTGGACTTTTCAGGGCAGTAtttgaataaaagtaaaagaatTGGTTGCTTTTTCATGGCATTGTATAATTTGTTCAGTGCTGTTTTGTATTTTAGGGCAGTTGGTTTGAGGTGAAATGATATAGGAGAGTTTTGTGTTTGCAGGGGGCAGAGACACTGGTCACGACCGTTCTGCCATCAGACCGCCATGATGCTGCTCCAGAGATAGCCGTGTACCTGAAGGAGTCTGTGGGCAACTCCACCAGGATCGACTATGGCACAGGTCTGTGTTTGAAAATATGTGTTTATTGTAATTGCATTtcttatatgtttgtgtgtggttGTTTCTCCATAGTTGTTTTTGAAGAGAAATGTCACTTTTATGTATTAATCATTAGTATATTCAACTGTCACATCAGAGAGAATAACAGAGAAAGCGTCAACTATACTTTCAAATTTTTACTTTGAAAAAGTCGCCTGTTTTATGGATAATTTTTAGACTGTTTCCACGGTTATTAACATTGTTGCTTCTCAAAGGGAAGGCTGTATCCTCCTAGTGAGGCTGTTTCCTTACTAGTCCAGTCCTTTGGAGGCTAGTAGACTAGATTTTTCCTCAGCATTAAATGCTAGAAGGAGACAATCTTAAGTGCGCATGGCTACATTACGTTCCCGCCTAAGCGGTCATGGCACGAAAATGCTATTAAAACttaattttggaaaaatgcTTTGTATTAAACATCTGTATATGAACTGACTTTCCATTAATACAGTACAGTGAATGACAACCATCTGTGGTCTCCCAGTTGTTTACATTATTGACAGTTTAGtgttaaatgattaatttacaCCAAAACAAAAGATAAAATGTCTGCCTTCATCTCTGAAAACATTATTTGCCTTACATTTCATAGTGAACTCAGACAAGCTCAGTGCCTACTCATTTTCCTGGCAGTTGAGATATGCAGCATATTTTCATTCTTGAAAATTGATTGTATTTTTATAACACTACACTTTGTGTTATATTACATTAGCATTAAATGACAGAATACTAGTTGATGCTGCCGCATGAGTCTTTCTAATACAATAGCTGATGGAGTGACGAAATTTGACATCTTTCTATTTTCTGACCTACGTAATCAATCTCTCGTCTCgatatattttctctttttttttttaaatagaaatgctATCGTGAATTATGCTATTAGAGCAAATGAGAAcgcaaaaattatatttgttatagttTCCTTTGTAGAAGTTTACCAAACTATGATGACCTCTGCTTCTGAGAACCTTGGAAATGTAAAAAAGGTCCATAATGTACCCATGAAAGTGTCCCAAGTATAGatttaatgtagtttttcacaaTAGCCACTAGAGGGTGCTgttgaaacacaaaacaattaGATGATGTTGAGAGCTTAACATGATTCAGAGACTGATTTAAATGATTTCAGACCTTAAAAACAGTCCTTGTTTCATTGACAGTCTGGCATGATTCACACTTTTGTGAGAATAATTAAAAGATCcagctcataagagtcattcatttgttcatttaaatgtagcCAGCAAGGACGCTGCAATAGAAATAGAATTGTCTTGCCATTATTATGTGGTACAATGCCATTTTATATCTCATCACATTCAGTTCAGACTGTAAGCTCACAAATTAGGCAAAATACAATGTCTTTTTCAATGGTGCTGTCAGATGAGCAGCAGAAAATTCTGATTGCATTATGTAGCATAAGAAATAACATGTTTCTGTGTGCAGGTCATGAGGCAGCATTTGCTGCATTCCTCTGCTGTCTCTGTAAGGTGGGAGCTCTGC
Proteins encoded:
- the ptpa gene encoding serine/threonine-protein phosphatase 2A activator isoform X1 translates to MAETEQSSGSSHEDDKLPSPVNFSYIVPKKEISMVPDMGKWKRSQAYEDYMGFILTMNEGVKGKKLTCEYQVSETVEKLLAMLGTLDCWIDETPPVDQPSRFGNKAYRTWYAKLEQGAETLVTTVLPSDRHDAAPEIAVYLKESVGNSTRIDYGTGHEAAFAAFLCCLCKVGALRIEDQLAIVFKVFEKYLRVMRKLQKTYRMEPAGSQGVWGLDDFQFLPFIWGSSQLIDHPTLEPRHFLEEKAVNENHQDYMFLECIKFINEMKTGPFAEHSNQLWNISAVPSWSKVNQGLIRMYKAECLEKFPVIQHFKFGSLLSIQPVNP